The following proteins are co-located in the Acidobacteriota bacterium genome:
- a CDS encoding alpha/beta hydrolase translates to MSRWVRVAAGVAILAIVAAGVALAWRTRAEAHRLLTNPLDTRPLPGKRPIDYGLLYQDVAVTTSDGLRLVGWYVPPRNGALVLLQHGYKSHRGEMLNEAAMLARHGYGSLLTTVRGHDMSDGDLITFGSGEMRDLEAWHALAPTLSGVDVGRLGIIGNSFGGTLAIEFAADHPALAAVVANSAFSSLRDTVETSVRYFTGLPPFPFAPLITFWAEREAGFRTDDVDAKRWIGRLSPRPVLLMQGGRDVVISPESGRKLYEAAREPKTLWFAPDLGHTRFDTAAPEEYEQRVVGLFDRYLLGR, encoded by the coding sequence ATGAGCCGCTGGGTACGCGTCGCCGCCGGCGTCGCGATCCTGGCGATCGTGGCGGCCGGCGTCGCGCTCGCGTGGCGCACGCGGGCGGAAGCACATCGCCTGCTGACGAACCCGCTCGACACGCGGCCGCTGCCGGGCAAGCGCCCGATCGACTACGGGCTGCTCTACCAGGACGTGGCGGTCACGACGAGCGACGGCCTCCGCCTCGTCGGCTGGTACGTCCCGCCGCGCAACGGCGCGCTCGTCCTGCTCCAGCACGGTTACAAGTCGCATCGCGGCGAGATGCTCAACGAGGCCGCGATGCTGGCCCGGCACGGCTACGGATCCCTCCTGACGACCGTCCGCGGACACGACATGAGCGACGGCGATCTCATCACGTTCGGCAGCGGCGAGATGCGCGATCTCGAGGCGTGGCACGCGCTCGCGCCCACGCTCTCCGGCGTCGACGTCGGCCGCTTGGGCATCATCGGCAACTCCTTCGGCGGCACGCTCGCGATCGAGTTCGCGGCCGACCATCCCGCCCTGGCCGCCGTCGTCGCCAACTCGGCCTTTTCGTCGCTACGCGACACCGTCGAGACGAGCGTCAGGTACTTCACCGGCCTGCCGCCGTTTCCCTTCGCGCCGCTCATCACGTTCTGGGCCGAACGCGAAGCGGGATTCCGCACCGACGACGTGGACGCGAAGCGATGGATCGGCCGATTGAGCCCGCGGCCGGTCTTGTTGATGCAGGGTGGGCGGGACGTCGTCATCTCGCCCGAGAGCGGCCGGAAGCTGTACGAGGCCGCCCGGGAGCCGAAAACGCTCTGGTTCGCGCCCGACCTCGGCCATACCCGGTTCGACACCGCCGCGCCCGAGGAATACGAGCAACGGGTCGTGGGCCTGTTCGATCGCTACCTGCTCGGCCGATAA
- a CDS encoding carbonic anhydrase, producing MIPAADALERLREGNRRFAADVVSRDGIASPRRRSELAGGQQPFAIVLGCSDSRVPAEIIFDQGLGDLFVIRVAGNIVAPSQVGSVEFAAEQFGTRLVVVLGHSRCGAIQATLEELQRPRENQSRNLKSIVDRIRPSVEPLLHTDLRERREALVAEAVRANVRASASHLRSGSAILEHLILNHGLRVVGAEYSLETSLVDFFDVDL from the coding sequence ATGATCCCGGCAGCGGACGCGCTCGAGCGGCTGCGCGAAGGCAACCGCCGATTCGCAGCGGACGTCGTGAGCCGCGACGGCATCGCCAGCCCGAGGCGCCGCAGCGAGCTGGCCGGCGGCCAGCAGCCCTTCGCGATCGTCCTCGGCTGCTCGGACTCCCGCGTGCCGGCCGAGATCATCTTCGACCAGGGGCTCGGCGATCTCTTCGTCATCCGCGTGGCCGGCAACATCGTCGCGCCCTCACAGGTCGGCAGCGTCGAGTTCGCGGCCGAGCAGTTCGGTACGCGGCTGGTCGTCGTGCTGGGCCACTCTCGATGCGGCGCCATCCAGGCCACGCTCGAAGAGCTGCAGCGGCCGCGCGAGAACCAGTCGCGGAATCTCAAGTCGATCGTCGACCGGATCCGGCCGTCGGTCGAGCCGCTGCTCCACACCGACCTGCGGGAGCGGCGCGAGGCGCTCGTGGCCGAAGCCGTGCGCGCGAACGTTCGAGCCTCCGCCTCTCATCTGCGCTCGGGCTCGGCCATCCTGGAGCACCTGATCCTGAACCACGGCCTGCGCGTCGTCGGCGCCGAGTACTCGCTCGAAACGTCGCTCGTGGACTTCTTCGACGTCGACCTCTGA
- a CDS encoding nuclear transport factor 2 family protein produces the protein MTVTNEVLQRHMDTFGKRDVPGVLADYAADAVMFTPGGPVRGTDALRTTFENLFVEWGKPGMTFTLKQRIVDGEHAYIFWDAETADNVYEGAVDAFVVENGKIVAHFFAGKITPKAAAAR, from the coding sequence GTGACGGTGACGAATGAGGTGCTGCAGCGACACATGGACACGTTCGGCAAGCGGGACGTCCCGGGCGTGCTCGCCGATTACGCCGCCGACGCGGTGATGTTCACACCCGGCGGGCCGGTGCGCGGCACCGACGCGCTCCGCACGACGTTCGAGAACCTGTTCGTCGAGTGGGGGAAGCCCGGCATGACGTTCACGCTGAAGCAGCGGATCGTGGACGGCGAGCACGCCTACATCTTCTGGGACGCCGAGACCGCCGACAACGTGTACGAAGGCGCGGTGGACGCGTTCGTCGTCGAGAACGGCAAGATCGTCGCGCACTTCTTCGCCGGCAAGATCACGCCGAAGGCCGCGGCGGCCCGGTAG
- a CDS encoding aldo/keto reductase has product MELRQLGTSGLTVSVLSLGTMTVGGRDRFQHMGNLGVPEVTRMLDLCRDAGLTVIDTADLYSYGAAEEILGAALAGRRDDFVLVTKAFMRTGPGVHDVGLSRKHLIAACEASLRRLGTDHLDVYMAHDPDLFVPVEETLRAFDDLVGQGKVRYIGCSNHSAWHVMKALAVSARDGLARYVCQQVNYSLVCRDVEHELVPMGLDQGVGIMAWSPLHYGLLSGKFRRDAQPSETRLADLEAPGTIDRERLYRIVDVMLEIASARGVSAAQVALNWVMGKPGVSTVILGARNEAQLRDNLAAATWRLTTDEMQQLDGVSALPEPYPYWHQHKFGLERNPRLPSMRTAEWRSDVSGSRDEAGSMQHVRRPS; this is encoded by the coding sequence ATGGAGCTGCGGCAACTCGGAACGAGCGGCCTGACCGTATCGGTGCTCAGCCTCGGCACCATGACGGTCGGCGGCCGCGATCGCTTCCAGCACATGGGGAATCTCGGCGTGCCGGAGGTCACGCGGATGCTCGACCTCTGCCGCGACGCCGGGCTCACGGTGATCGATACCGCGGATCTGTACTCCTACGGCGCCGCCGAAGAGATCCTCGGCGCGGCACTGGCCGGCCGGCGCGACGACTTCGTGCTCGTCACGAAGGCGTTCATGCGGACCGGCCCGGGCGTGCACGACGTCGGGCTGTCGCGCAAGCACCTGATCGCGGCCTGCGAGGCGAGCCTGCGCCGGCTCGGCACGGACCACCTCGACGTCTACATGGCGCACGATCCCGACCTGTTCGTGCCGGTCGAGGAGACGCTGCGCGCGTTCGACGATCTCGTCGGTCAAGGGAAGGTCCGCTACATCGGCTGCTCGAATCACTCGGCGTGGCACGTGATGAAGGCGCTGGCGGTCTCGGCGCGGGATGGGCTGGCGCGCTACGTGTGCCAGCAGGTGAACTACTCGCTCGTCTGCCGCGACGTCGAGCACGAGCTGGTGCCGATGGGCCTCGACCAGGGCGTCGGCATCATGGCGTGGAGCCCGCTCCACTACGGGCTGCTCAGCGGCAAGTTCCGCCGCGACGCGCAGCCCTCGGAGACGCGGCTGGCCGATCTCGAGGCGCCGGGGACGATCGACCGCGAGCGCCTCTACCGAATCGTGGACGTGATGCTCGAGATCGCGTCGGCGCGGGGCGTCTCCGCCGCGCAGGTCGCGCTCAATTGGGTGATGGGCAAGCCCGGCGTCTCCACCGTCATCCTCGGCGCACGGAACGAGGCGCAGCTTCGCGACAATCTCGCGGCCGCTACCTGGCGCCTGACCACGGACGAAATGCAGCAGCTCGACGGCGTGAGCGCGCTGCCGGAGCCGTATCCGTACTGGCACCAACACAAGTTCGGCCTGGAGCGGAACCCGCGGTTGCCGTCGATGCGCACGGCGGAGTGGCGAAGCGACGTGTCCGGCAGCCGCGACGAGGCCGGCAGCATGCAGCACGTCCGGCGGCCGTCATGA
- a CDS encoding nuclear transport factor 2 family protein, with protein sequence MIKHIVSFMLLGGAVAVSAQTKASDLPPIKRQPGAQAVVDEHLDAINKCDWNRLMAQYPPTVEFFLPGGQVVKGREAVGDLFRNFVKPAREGGLCGLKFVTEHAFTVGDTINVQWRATADFLLEPYLGADAYVTKDGLMFAQVTTFRSDEIKMKK encoded by the coding sequence ATGATCAAGCACATCGTCAGCTTCATGCTGCTCGGCGGCGCCGTTGCCGTCTCGGCCCAGACCAAGGCGTCGGATCTGCCGCCAATCAAGCGGCAGCCGGGCGCGCAGGCCGTCGTGGACGAGCACCTCGACGCCATCAACAAGTGCGACTGGAACCGGTTGATGGCGCAGTACCCGCCGACCGTCGAGTTCTTCCTGCCCGGCGGCCAGGTCGTCAAGGGCCGGGAGGCGGTGGGCGATCTCTTCCGCAACTTCGTGAAGCCCGCGCGCGAGGGCGGCCTGTGCGGGCTGAAGTTCGTCACCGAGCACGCGTTCACCGTCGGCGACACCATCAACGTGCAGTGGCGCGCGACCGCCGACTTCCTGCTCGAGCCCTATCTCGGCGCGGACGCGTACGTCACGAAGGACGGCCTGATGTTCGCCCAGGTGACGACGTTCCGGTCCGACGAGATCAAGATGAAGAAGTAG
- a CDS encoding SDR family oxidoreductase, with protein sequence MDYQLNGKLAFVAAGAHGIGESIADLLTHEGAVVIVADTDGDTLKEKAGKWHGVVASDLATGPGVDRAVAHVLDTFGRVPDILINNLGVGNPYNLEEQTDEGWAASIQVNLMGTVRICRALVPKMAARGSGAVVNTGSDLAKQPEPAFLDYGACKSALLYLTKAMAKQYAPKVRVNTVLPGPIWSRMWTRPGGILEQIVDQYKLPPDDAVKRFLEERQMPMGIGQPEDVAHAVVFLASPRAKFITGASLDIGGTIRGLI encoded by the coding sequence CGGATCTGCTCACCCACGAAGGCGCCGTCGTCATCGTCGCCGATACGGACGGCGACACGCTGAAAGAGAAGGCCGGCAAGTGGCACGGCGTCGTCGCGAGCGATCTCGCGACCGGTCCCGGCGTCGACCGGGCCGTGGCGCACGTGCTGGACACGTTCGGCCGCGTACCCGACATCCTGATCAACAACCTCGGGGTCGGCAACCCGTACAACCTGGAGGAGCAGACGGACGAGGGTTGGGCGGCGTCCATCCAGGTGAACCTGATGGGCACCGTGCGCATCTGCCGCGCGCTCGTCCCGAAGATGGCGGCCCGCGGCTCCGGTGCGGTGGTCAACACCGGATCGGATCTCGCCAAGCAGCCCGAGCCGGCGTTCCTCGACTACGGCGCCTGCAAGAGCGCGCTGCTCTACCTGACGAAGGCGATGGCCAAGCAGTACGCGCCAAAGGTCCGCGTCAACACCGTCCTCCCCGGGCCCATCTGGTCGCGGATGTGGACGCGTCCCGGCGGCATCCTCGAGCAAATCGTCGATCAGTACAAGCTGCCGCCCGACGATGCGGTGAAGCGGTTTCTCGAGGAGCGCCAGATGCCGATGGGCATCGGCCAGCCGGAGGACGTCGCCCACGCGGTCGTGTTCCTCGCGTCCCCGCGCGCGAAGTTCATCACGGGCGCGAGCCTCGACATCGGGGGCACGATCAGAGGGCTGATCTAG